One window of Streptomyces sp. NBC_00582 genomic DNA carries:
- a CDS encoding TrmO family methyltransferase domain-containing protein, with amino-acid sequence MNDENEGEPVPAHSIEVPVIGTVVGGHAGRLDDYKGGVESIIRLRPEYPVETLKGIEEFSHLQVIWFFSEGAPDDVALHARSPRDNPAWPATGTFVHHNHRRPPRLGTSFPKLLRVDGLDLHVTDLDADDGTPVIDLVAVFREMLPRGVVTQPAWPTEMLENYWAPASDRPQ; translated from the coding sequence ATGAACGACGAGAACGAAGGGGAACCTGTGCCCGCACACTCCATCGAAGTCCCAGTGATCGGCACAGTCGTCGGCGGCCACGCCGGGCGCCTGGACGACTACAAGGGGGGCGTGGAGTCGATCATCCGGCTCCGGCCGGAGTACCCCGTCGAGACTCTGAAAGGGATCGAGGAGTTCTCGCACCTGCAGGTCATCTGGTTCTTCAGCGAGGGCGCGCCCGACGATGTCGCGTTGCACGCTCGTAGCCCTCGCGATAACCCGGCCTGGCCAGCGACGGGCACCTTCGTGCACCACAACCATCGTCGCCCGCCGCGCCTGGGGACGTCCTTCCCTAAACTGCTGCGCGTCGACGGTCTCGATCTGCATGTGACGGACCTGGACGCAGATGACGGGACACCTGTCATTGACCTTGTGGCCGTGTTCAGGGAGATGCTTCCGCGCGGCGTCGTCACACAGCCTGCGTGGCCGACTGAGATGCTCGAGAACTACTGGGCACCGGCGAGCGACCGGCCGCAGTAA
- a CDS encoding helix-turn-helix domain-containing protein — translation MKMPIRVCGKCGNTLSQYNPDPMCAPCSRTGTAPTVPDRAWRDEQVQRALATWDFGELLRLLRRRSGLSQMDVRALTGLTQSYISDLENGRKQLGGRDSIIDLLNGLGLPSDLRPLLLTPLADRHQTAVSDTLDPAMPWTADRMVTSLEVAVGGPMKRRSVLTALSGAGLTQYVLQSAIAPTEALAADTRDGTRVTKPLLTSLQTTTDELRQLDASSGSGTLASTAKQHLKVLLGLMKTGTYDERTGRQLAAVTADTAIQTGWYTFDGGKHEEAQRLFLGALRAAHASADSRLRAGALSFLAIHGYSVGDPREAVTAARTARQGISDQDAPSLHAMLLTRQARGHARLREERHALAALEEAEALCANGPGEDDPHWLYWINPGEILGQRGSCFLELGRPTEAATAFATARGVLSREETRTRAQFLSRAATAQMRAGDADAGCATGQEVLTMVDGIQSARLDEHLRSMLREARQFTNAAPVRPLLDRGEALLKERALA, via the coding sequence ATGAAGATGCCGATCCGCGTGTGCGGCAAGTGCGGGAACACGCTGAGTCAGTACAACCCGGACCCCATGTGCGCACCCTGCTCACGTACCGGCACCGCGCCCACGGTCCCTGACCGCGCCTGGCGCGACGAGCAGGTACAACGAGCCCTTGCTACATGGGACTTCGGGGAATTACTTCGCTTGTTGCGGCGCCGGTCGGGACTGTCCCAGATGGACGTACGCGCCCTAACTGGGCTCACCCAGTCGTACATCTCCGACCTGGAGAACGGCCGCAAGCAGCTGGGAGGCCGCGATTCCATCATCGATCTCCTCAACGGTCTGGGCCTTCCCTCGGACTTGCGACCGCTTCTCCTGACGCCCCTTGCAGACCGGCATCAGACAGCGGTTTCGGACACACTCGATCCCGCGATGCCGTGGACAGCGGACCGTATGGTGACGTCACTTGAAGTTGCTGTCGGAGGTCCCATGAAGCGTCGAAGCGTGCTGACCGCCTTGAGCGGAGCCGGTCTCACCCAATACGTCCTGCAGTCGGCCATCGCCCCTACTGAGGCACTGGCCGCGGACACTCGAGACGGAACACGAGTGACCAAGCCGCTCCTCACCTCACTTCAGACCACCACAGACGAACTGAGGCAGCTGGACGCGAGCAGCGGCAGTGGAACCCTGGCCAGCACGGCCAAGCAGCACCTGAAAGTCCTCCTGGGGCTGATGAAAACCGGAACCTACGACGAGCGGACGGGCCGGCAACTCGCGGCAGTAACAGCTGACACGGCCATCCAGACCGGGTGGTACACATTCGATGGCGGCAAGCACGAAGAGGCCCAACGGTTGTTCCTGGGCGCGCTGCGTGCAGCTCATGCCTCGGCAGACTCCAGGCTCCGAGCCGGCGCACTTTCATTCCTGGCCATTCACGGCTACTCGGTCGGTGACCCTCGCGAGGCGGTCACCGCAGCCCGAACAGCACGTCAGGGCATAAGCGACCAGGATGCGCCCTCCCTGCACGCCATGCTCCTTACGCGGCAGGCTCGAGGCCACGCTCGGCTCCGCGAGGAACGGCACGCGCTGGCGGCCCTGGAGGAAGCAGAAGCGCTGTGCGCTAACGGACCCGGCGAGGACGACCCGCACTGGCTGTACTGGATCAACCCTGGCGAAATCCTCGGCCAGCGAGGGAGCTGCTTCCTCGAGCTGGGCCGTCCGACGGAAGCCGCCACGGCCTTCGCTACAGCCCGCGGCGTACTGAGCCGAGAGGAAACCCGCACGAGGGCCCAGTTCCTCTCCCGGGCAGCAACAGCGCAAATGCGAGCGGGTGACGCCGATGCCGGCTGCGCTACCGGACAGGAAGTACTCACCATGGTGGACGGAATCCAGTCCGCTCGTCTTGACGAACATCTGCGCTCGATGCTGCGTGAGGCTCGCCAGTTCACGAACGCGGCGCCTGTCCGACCGCTCCTCGACCGGGGCGAAGCTCTCCTCAAGGAGCGAGCTCTCGCATGA
- a CDS encoding ATP-binding protein, translating to MNQLHLRTRRSRHAARPLAAAGALGCEAYFESREGWAVLMAYDADGRSSSGPAHASASSPHLQTTLAADPAAIGAARRGLRERLLEWGLEPIADDVALAAQELLTNAVKHGCRGVPSGTCEVTLTAWCSATRLRVAVTDPSTEVPRRRFASSDCEDGRGLRLVDEVADRWGATTEPDGSGKTVWLELAAPRGRRAPLS from the coding sequence ATGAACCAGCTCCACCTGCGGACGAGACGCTCGCGGCATGCTGCGCGGCCCCTTGCGGCCGCCGGTGCCCTTGGCTGCGAGGCGTACTTCGAATCCCGGGAAGGATGGGCGGTGTTGATGGCTTACGACGCCGACGGAAGGTCGTCCTCCGGCCCAGCCCATGCGAGCGCGTCCTCTCCGCATTTGCAGACCACGTTGGCGGCGGACCCGGCCGCTATCGGGGCGGCACGCCGAGGTCTCCGCGAGAGGCTTCTGGAGTGGGGGCTTGAGCCCATCGCCGACGATGTAGCGCTGGCTGCCCAGGAGCTCCTCACCAACGCGGTGAAGCATGGCTGCCGGGGCGTCCCGTCCGGGACATGCGAGGTCACCTTGACGGCTTGGTGCAGCGCGACCAGGTTGCGGGTGGCTGTGACGGACCCCTCGACCGAGGTCCCGCGCCGCCGGTTCGCCAGCTCGGACTGCGAAGACGGACGCGGACTTCGCCTCGTTGACGAGGTCGCGGACCGCTGGGGTGCCACCACCGAACCCGATGGCTCTGGCAAAACGGTCTGGCTCGAGCTCGCTGCCCCGCGTGGGCGAAGGGCGCCGCTGTCATGA
- a CDS encoding HAD family hydrolase, with translation MILVLWDIDRTLLYVGNTDRLVYREVFREIVGRDAQQLPARGTGVTMPLAVRELLSANGVPETDTDELARLMVDRLPGQLNRHREALRRDGHLMPGAVEAMVAVHQSQLFVPTIVTGNLRASAEIKLSAFALTDYVDMTVGGYASDDSHRPALVRIAQSRATAAYDRPFNRENTVIIGDSLQDVRTGQQGGAAVVGVASGTTSAERLAAAGADYVIADLTDPGRVVELIHTVAGRAAP, from the coding sequence ATGATCTTGGTTCTCTGGGACATCGACCGGACGCTGCTATACGTCGGTAACACCGACCGCTTGGTCTACCGCGAAGTCTTCCGCGAAATAGTTGGCCGTGACGCGCAGCAACTCCCCGCCCGGGGGACCGGCGTCACCATGCCGCTTGCGGTGCGAGAGCTCCTCTCCGCCAACGGAGTCCCCGAAACGGACACCGATGAACTTGCGCGCCTGATGGTTGACCGCCTGCCCGGACAGCTAAATCGGCATCGCGAGGCACTGCGTCGCGACGGGCACCTGATGCCCGGAGCTGTCGAGGCCATGGTGGCGGTTCACCAGTCCCAGCTGTTCGTCCCGACGATCGTCACAGGCAACCTCAGAGCGAGCGCAGAAATCAAGCTGTCCGCTTTTGCCCTCACGGACTACGTCGACATGACCGTCGGAGGTTACGCCTCCGACGACTCCCATCGGCCTGCCCTGGTACGGATCGCCCAAAGCAGAGCCACGGCGGCGTACGACCGCCCCTTCAACCGCGAGAACACCGTCATTATCGGAGACTCCCTCCAGGACGTCCGCACAGGACAGCAGGGGGGAGCGGCAGTCGTCGGTGTTGCCTCGGGAACGACCTCGGCTGAGCGTTTGGCGGCCGCAGGAGCCGACTACGTCATAGCGGATCTCACCGACCCGGGGCGAGTCGTGGAACTGATCCACACGGTCGCGGGGCGCGCCGCGCCGTAG
- a CDS encoding A24 family peptidase, with protein MAALAFALIAASGLTGWIAAAHYWIAACGTTLALIDAKVNRLPNVLTLPAFVGVIVLLGGAAANGEQGSLLRSFAAAAALAATFFLMTFGGVGLGDVKLAPTLGALLGWHSWASVLLGTLAMFALGAVVNLARGRVRGRVAFGPYMIIGALCISVCIS; from the coding sequence ATGGCCGCACTCGCCTTCGCCCTCATCGCCGCGAGCGGTCTGACCGGCTGGATAGCCGCGGCGCACTACTGGATCGCCGCATGCGGAACGACGCTGGCTCTGATCGACGCGAAGGTGAACCGGCTCCCGAATGTCCTCACCCTCCCGGCCTTCGTCGGGGTCATCGTCCTGCTGGGAGGTGCCGCGGCGAACGGAGAGCAGGGCAGCCTCCTCCGCTCCTTCGCTGCCGCGGCAGCACTCGCGGCCACCTTCTTCCTCATGACCTTCGGCGGCGTCGGACTCGGCGACGTGAAACTCGCCCCCACCCTCGGGGCCCTGCTCGGCTGGCACAGCTGGGCCAGCGTGCTCCTCGGAACCCTCGCGATGTTCGCCCTCGGCGCCGTAGTCAACCTCGCACGCGGACGTGTACGAGGGCGTGTAGCGTTCGGCCCGTACATGATCATCGGGGCGCTATGCATTTCAGTCTGCATCTCCTGA
- a CDS encoding Tat pathway signal protein has translation MARTRNTLLAAVIREVGWSQEQVAAHFRRVAAECDAPDLLRVTRSHISQWVLGSMPEGQAPSILSETLSRGLGRVVTLAQIGLAPTEAVMPTAPGWDVDTVAALVDLGDNMSMNRRQVLTTSAYSAVGTALPPERWWDETLQRAQSRGSVSRATVTAAHVEAVHEAMQFFSRQDQRLGGRAGRAALITYIRDDVADYLARRFPSEEVRRALFAAAAELVYLAGWTSFDSGDHGVAQHYFSLAFRMAAEADDAPLAGHILRAAAHQAVDLGHPQRALELAEGSLAQRRYSLASPREKALLGVVHARALAAAKMRPEARAALRRAEHDLSNAGTAEAPARVFFFSEASLAHETACTLRDLGDLKSAQTEFQRSVRTRALPFARTHAVTLGYLGAVQVRQGQVEAACATWSQALDTMDGIQSGRVRDTVVQMRRALSPVRARGGRTATELDQRAQAVLRGVG, from the coding sequence ATGGCGCGGACACGTAACACCTTGCTGGCAGCCGTCATCCGCGAAGTGGGCTGGTCGCAAGAGCAAGTAGCCGCACACTTCCGACGCGTGGCCGCCGAGTGCGACGCCCCTGATCTGCTGCGAGTGACGCGCTCGCACATCTCCCAGTGGGTCCTGGGCTCGATGCCGGAAGGTCAGGCGCCCAGTATCTTGAGCGAGACGCTCTCGCGAGGACTCGGGCGCGTCGTCACACTGGCGCAGATCGGGCTCGCCCCGACGGAAGCAGTGATGCCGACGGCCCCTGGTTGGGACGTCGACACGGTGGCCGCGCTGGTAGACCTCGGGGACAACATGAGCATGAATCGTCGACAGGTGCTGACTACGTCGGCCTACTCTGCCGTCGGAACCGCACTGCCCCCAGAACGATGGTGGGACGAGACCCTTCAACGAGCCCAAAGCCGCGGTTCGGTCTCCCGGGCGACCGTCACGGCCGCCCATGTCGAGGCCGTTCACGAAGCAATGCAGTTCTTTTCCCGGCAGGACCAGCGACTCGGCGGCCGAGCCGGCCGAGCCGCACTGATCACCTACATCAGGGACGACGTCGCCGATTACCTCGCCCGACGCTTCCCCTCCGAAGAGGTACGCCGCGCCCTCTTCGCCGCAGCCGCCGAACTGGTCTACCTCGCCGGCTGGACGAGTTTCGATTCCGGCGACCATGGCGTGGCCCAGCACTACTTCAGCCTCGCCTTCCGCATGGCCGCCGAGGCAGATGACGCCCCCCTCGCCGGGCACATCCTTCGCGCCGCCGCGCACCAGGCCGTCGACCTCGGACACCCCCAGCGCGCACTCGAGCTGGCCGAAGGGTCCCTCGCACAGCGCCGATACTCCTTGGCCAGCCCCCGAGAGAAGGCGCTCCTCGGAGTCGTTCACGCCCGGGCCCTCGCTGCGGCGAAGATGAGGCCCGAAGCCCGAGCAGCACTGCGCCGAGCCGAGCACGACCTGAGCAACGCCGGCACAGCGGAGGCGCCGGCCCGTGTCTTCTTCTTCTCGGAGGCAAGCCTCGCCCACGAGACCGCCTGCACGCTGCGAGACTTGGGCGACCTGAAGAGCGCCCAGACCGAATTCCAGCGCAGCGTTCGCACCCGTGCGCTCCCCTTTGCGCGGACACATGCCGTCACGCTCGGCTACCTGGGAGCCGTCCAAGTGCGTCAAGGCCAAGTCGAGGCAGCGTGCGCGACCTGGTCCCAAGCCCTCGACACCATGGACGGCATCCAGTCTGGCCGGGTCCGCGACACCGTAGTGCAGATGCGCCGCGCTCTCTCCCCTGTACGGGCCCGCGGCGGCCGCACAGCCACCGAGCTCGACCAGCGCGCCCAGGCAGTTCTCCGCGGCGTAGGCTGA